In Pseudomonas sp. R76, one genomic interval encodes:
- a CDS encoding DMT family transporter, with translation MDTSIRRGSWEMVAAMLISGTIGWFVLVSGVSVIEVVFWRCVIGALTLLLVCALLGYLRLELLTWATLGLAMLSGVAIVGNWLLLFESYSRASIAISTAVYNVQPFMLVLLAALFLGEKITVQKLAWLSVAFLGMLAIVTAHGEQQSGGGDYLAGIALALGAAFLYAIAALIIKRLKEVPPHLMALIQVTTGALLLAPLVPWSGLPTATNAWAALVTLGVVHTGLMYVLLYGAIQKLPTAITGALSFIYPIAAIFVDWIAFGHRLGWLQWLGVAAILLAAAGLQRGWWWPRSPRASACPER, from the coding sequence GTGGACACATCTATCCGTCGCGGGTCGTGGGAAATGGTCGCCGCCATGTTGATTTCGGGCACCATCGGCTGGTTTGTGCTGGTGTCGGGCGTGTCGGTGATCGAAGTGGTGTTCTGGCGCTGCGTGATCGGCGCGCTGACGCTGTTGCTGGTGTGCGCGTTGCTGGGTTACCTGCGGCTGGAACTGCTGACCTGGGCCACGCTCGGCCTGGCGATGCTCAGCGGCGTGGCCATCGTCGGTAACTGGTTGCTGTTGTTCGAATCCTATTCACGCGCGTCCATCGCCATCAGTACGGCGGTGTACAACGTGCAGCCGTTCATGTTGGTGCTGCTGGCGGCGCTGTTTCTCGGTGAGAAGATCACCGTGCAGAAACTCGCGTGGTTGAGTGTGGCGTTTCTCGGCATGTTGGCGATTGTGACTGCCCATGGCGAACAGCAAAGCGGTGGGGGTGATTACCTGGCGGGTATCGCGCTGGCCTTGGGCGCGGCGTTTTTGTATGCGATTGCGGCGTTGATCATCAAGCGTCTGAAGGAAGTGCCGCCGCACTTGATGGCGCTGATCCAGGTGACTACCGGCGCACTGTTGCTGGCGCCGTTAGTGCCTTGGAGCGGCCTCCCCACTGCAACCAATGCCTGGGCGGCGTTGGTCACGTTGGGCGTGGTGCACACCGGCCTGATGTACGTGTTGTTGTACGGGGCGATCCAGAAACTGCCGACTGCCATAACCGGCGCGCTGTCGTTTATCTACCCGATTGCGGCGATTTTTGTCGACTGGATTGCCTTTGGGCATCGCCTGGGCTGGCTGCAATGGCTGGGGGTTGCGGCGATTTTGTTGGCGGCTGCCGGGTTGCAGCGGGGCTGGTGGTGGCCCCGCTCCCCAAGGGCTAGTGCGTGCCCTGAAAGATGA
- a CDS encoding Lrp/AsnC family transcriptional regulator, with the protein MIDTIDQQLIAALMDDSRLSLKALAGITGLSSPSVGERLRRLEERGVLTHYTVDIDPKHFGYLLQAIVRIRPLPGKLQEVERLIQAIPEFTECDKVTGEDCFIARLHVRTMDHLDALLDRITACAETNTAIVKKTPVKRRLPPLADS; encoded by the coding sequence ATGATTGACACTATCGACCAGCAACTGATCGCGGCCTTGATGGACGATTCGCGCCTGTCGCTCAAGGCCCTGGCGGGCATTACCGGGCTCTCGTCGCCCAGCGTCGGCGAACGCCTGCGCCGCCTGGAAGAACGCGGCGTGCTGACCCACTACACCGTCGACATCGACCCCAAACACTTCGGCTACCTGCTGCAAGCCATCGTGCGCATCCGCCCGTTGCCGGGCAAGTTGCAGGAGGTAGAGCGCCTGATCCAGGCGATTCCCGAGTTCACCGAATGCGACAAGGTCACCGGCGAAGACTGCTTTATCGCGCGCCTGCATGTGCGCACCATGGACCACCTCGACGCCCTGCTCGACCGGATCACGGCCTGCGCCGAAACCAACACCGCCATCGTCAAGAAAACCCCGGTCAAACGGCGTTTGCCGCCGCTGGCTGATTCGTGA